One genomic region from Sphingobacterium sp. UGAL515B_05 encodes:
- a CDS encoding outer membrane beta-barrel protein: MKKVLLTLTAIAGLTIAAQAQTEQGKIMVGGQVGFQTSKVKDTDFKDNSFSINPTVGYFVSDNLAIGTGIGYNWSKDESVMDLSTKRDAFQVSPFVRKYSANGPLRFFAQLSVPMSWGKTTVETNNVKAESKFENYGVELAPGLAYFPTSKVGIELKVRGLYYNYNNNKTADRSTNTFGLDANSLAPTLGVQFHF; the protein is encoded by the coding sequence ATGAAAAAAGTTTTACTAACATTAACTGCCATTGCAGGTTTAACAATAGCAGCACAAGCTCAAACTGAACAAGGAAAAATTATGGTTGGTGGTCAAGTTGGCTTCCAGACTTCAAAAGTTAAAGACACAGACTTCAAAGACAACTCATTCTCTATCAACCCAACAGTTGGTTACTTTGTAAGTGACAACTTGGCAATTGGTACTGGAATTGGTTACAACTGGAGCAAAGATGAGAGTGTTATGGACTTAAGCACAAAAAGAGATGCGTTCCAAGTTTCTCCATTTGTAAGAAAATATTCTGCTAATGGTCCATTAAGATTTTTTGCACAACTATCTGTGCCAATGTCTTGGGGAAAAACTACCGTTGAAACAAATAACGTAAAAGCGGAATCAAAATTTGAGAACTATGGTGTTGAATTAGCTCCGGGTTTAGCATACTTCCCAACAAGCAAAGTTGGTATCGAGTTAAAAGTTAGAGGTTTATACTACAACTACAACAATAATAAAACAGCAGATAGATCAACAAACACATTTGGTTTAGACGCAAATTCATTAGCGCCAACTTTAGGTGTGCAGTTCCACTTCTAG
- a CDS encoding 4Fe-4S dicluster domain-containing protein, producing the protein MAIKITDECINCGACEPECPNNAIYDAGVTWKFSDGTALDGIIDFGDGVTLDANESQEAISNEVYYIVSDKCTECVGFHDEPQCAAVCPVDCCVDDEDVRESNDELLAKKAWLHAE; encoded by the coding sequence ATGGCGATTAAAATTACAGACGAATGCATTAACTGCGGTGCTTGCGAACCGGAATGCCCAAATAATGCAATATACGATGCTGGTGTAACTTGGAAATTCTCAGATGGGACGGCTTTGGATGGGATTATTGATTTTGGCGATGGTGTTACACTAGATGCCAACGAATCTCAGGAAGCAATCTCTAATGAAGTCTATTATATTGTTTCAGATAAATGTACAGAATGTGTAGGTTTCCACGATGAACCTCAATGTGCGGCGGTATGCCCTGTAGATTGTTGTGTGGATGACGAAGATGTACGCGAGTCAAACGATGAGCTATTAGCGAAAAAAGCTTGGTTACACGCGGAATAA
- the dnaJ gene encoding molecular chaperone DnaJ, whose translation MSKRDYYDILGVSRSADEKEIKSAYRKLAIKYHPDKNPGDHEAEEQFKEAAEAYDILSNPQKRQRYDQFGHAGNSASGGFGGGGGMNMEDIFSQFGDIFGGGHPFESFFGGGGGQRGGRRVARGSNLRIKVKLTLEEIAKGVEKKVKVNKQVVCHSCDGSGAKDKSSFHTCKTCGGSGSVRRVTNTILGQMQTTSTCPTCNGEGVEITAKCTTCRGEGLERGEETIAINIPAGVSEGMQLSMSGKGNAAPRGGVPGDLIILIEEVPHESLKRDGLNVIYDLYINFVDATLGTSVEVPTIDGKAKIKIEPGTQGGKILRLKGKGIPEVNSYHKGDQLVYVNIWTPKAVSNEEKELLNKLKESPNFKPQPGKSEKSFFERIKEYFD comes from the coding sequence ATGTCAAAAAGAGATTATTACGATATACTTGGTGTCTCGCGATCAGCGGACGAGAAAGAGATTAAATCAGCATATCGCAAATTGGCGATAAAATACCATCCGGATAAAAATCCTGGTGATCATGAAGCTGAAGAACAGTTTAAGGAAGCTGCTGAGGCATACGATATCTTGAGCAATCCACAAAAACGTCAACGTTATGACCAATTTGGCCATGCCGGTAATTCGGCAAGTGGTGGCTTTGGCGGTGGCGGCGGCATGAATATGGAAGACATATTCAGCCAATTTGGTGATATCTTTGGAGGAGGACATCCATTTGAAAGTTTCTTTGGCGGCGGTGGTGGCCAGCGTGGCGGCCGTCGGGTAGCTCGTGGAAGCAACTTACGCATAAAAGTTAAATTAACACTCGAAGAAATTGCCAAAGGCGTCGAGAAAAAGGTAAAGGTTAACAAACAAGTGGTCTGTCATTCTTGTGACGGATCTGGTGCTAAAGATAAATCTTCTTTCCATACCTGTAAAACCTGTGGGGGATCTGGATCAGTTAGAAGAGTAACAAATACCATCTTAGGACAAATGCAAACAACAAGCACTTGCCCTACTTGTAATGGCGAAGGTGTTGAAATTACGGCAAAATGTACAACTTGTAGAGGTGAAGGACTCGAACGCGGTGAGGAAACAATCGCAATCAATATTCCTGCAGGAGTAAGTGAAGGCATGCAACTTTCCATGAGTGGAAAAGGAAATGCTGCTCCGCGTGGTGGTGTACCAGGAGATTTAATTATCCTGATCGAAGAAGTACCACACGAAAGTCTAAAACGTGACGGACTAAATGTAATCTATGATCTATACATTAATTTCGTAGATGCGACCTTAGGCACCAGCGTTGAAGTCCCTACAATAGATGGAAAAGCGAAGATCAAAATTGAGCCCGGTACACAAGGCGGTAAAATTTTACGGTTAAAAGGAAAAGGTATTCCTGAAGTCAACTCTTATCACAAAGGGGACCAACTTGTATACGTTAATATCTGGACACCAAAAGCCGTATCTAACGAAGAAAAAGAATTATTGAACAAACTGAAAGAATCGCCAAACTTTAAACCTCAACCAGGTAAAAGTGAAAAATCATTCTTCGAACGAATCAAAGAATATTTCGATTAA
- a CDS encoding universal stress protein, whose protein sequence is MENTNSKFKRILVAVDDEPCSEKAILYAKEMAAVFEASIALVTVVPPTSPASFGADPLLGQQPIIVPEVSEMEQDNAQKYLEKISREFTGAGEVYLFNRIGSIKEEILAASHEWSADLIIMGTNGRTGFDHFISGSVSESVIRKSTCPVLVVPSKCD, encoded by the coding sequence ATGGAGAATACAAATTCAAAATTCAAAAGGATACTCGTCGCGGTTGACGACGAACCATGCTCAGAAAAGGCGATACTATATGCCAAAGAAATGGCCGCAGTATTTGAAGCCTCCATAGCACTTGTCACGGTTGTTCCCCCTACTTCTCCAGCTAGTTTTGGTGCAGATCCGCTATTAGGTCAGCAACCTATCATCGTTCCAGAAGTATCGGAAATGGAACAGGATAATGCACAAAAGTATCTTGAGAAAATAAGTCGCGAATTTACCGGCGCAGGAGAAGTATATCTTTTTAATCGAATCGGATCCATTAAAGAAGAAATTCTAGCCGCGTCCCATGAGTGGTCTGCAGATCTTATTATTATGGGCACCAATGGACGGACGGGCTTTGACCATTTCATTTCCGGCTCTGTCTCCGAGTCAGTCATTCGTAAATCTACCTGCCCTGTGCTCGTTGTTCCAAGTAAATGTGACTGA
- a CDS encoding C40 family peptidase, with product MKYGICTLALVPLRLEQAHRSEMVSQVLFGELFEILDEQADWTSIRLLETDYLGWIQNGQFQELNDLDMQNYLTGTPIIVGREGGVLVADTAQFQLCHGTKLYLNAENTVSLSPLGLTYQGSINPFTRNQFETEVSRLALSYKDTPYLWGGRSQWGIDCSGFSQLIYSCFDLSLPRDAYQQAEIGQTVDFISEIKVGDLAFFDNAEGRITHVGIMLDRDTIIHASAKVRVDRMDTEGIFNAEQNRYTHKLRIVKRYN from the coding sequence ATGAAATATGGTATTTGTACACTAGCGCTCGTTCCGCTACGTTTAGAACAGGCACACCGTAGTGAGATGGTTTCTCAGGTATTGTTCGGGGAACTTTTTGAGATCCTTGATGAACAGGCCGATTGGACATCAATACGTCTGTTGGAAACGGACTATTTAGGCTGGATTCAAAACGGGCAGTTTCAGGAACTAAACGACTTAGATATGCAAAATTATCTGACCGGAACACCAATTATCGTTGGAAGGGAGGGAGGAGTCCTTGTTGCGGATACCGCACAATTTCAGCTCTGTCATGGAACCAAGCTCTACCTAAATGCAGAGAATACTGTCAGTTTATCTCCATTGGGATTAACCTATCAAGGTAGTATCAATCCGTTTACCAGAAATCAATTTGAAACTGAGGTGTCGCGATTGGCTTTGAGTTATAAGGACACTCCTTATCTATGGGGTGGGCGTTCACAATGGGGAATCGATTGTTCCGGTTTCTCCCAATTGATTTATAGCTGTTTTGATCTTTCCTTACCTCGTGATGCTTATCAGCAGGCAGAGATTGGGCAGACTGTAGATTTTATTTCAGAAATAAAAGTAGGGGATTTGGCTTTTTTTGACAATGCCGAAGGAAGGATTACCCATGTAGGGATTATGCTGGATCGCGATACGATTATTCATGCCTCAGCGAAAGTCCGTGTTGATCGGATGGATACGGAAGGTATTTTTAATGCTGAACAGAATCGTTATACACACAAACTACGGATTGTTAAACGGTATAATTGA
- a CDS encoding fructose-6-phosphate aldolase → MYIIKVKGVAKIPDYVQLRDDAFTLLAYFRVDRPDKSLDKIGLGEKAEYIMQLVKEMPFGQIKKLEF, encoded by the coding sequence ATGTATATCATTAAAGTAAAAGGTGTCGCCAAAATCCCTGATTATGTTCAATTAAGAGATGATGCCTTCACCTTGCTGGCATATTTTAGAGTCGACCGCCCAGATAAATCACTCGATAAGATTGGATTAGGAGAAAAGGCAGAATATATCATGCAACTGGTTAAAGAAATGCCTTTTGGGCAAATTAAAAAATTAGAATTTTAG
- the metQ gene encoding methionine ABC transporter substrate-binding lipoprotein MetQ: protein MKKLNYAFAILAFSLVSIVACNNREKKENILKVGVVSGPEKELAETAKKVAKEKFNLDVELVAFNDYVVPNEALNQGDIDVNVFQHQPYLQEQSKQRGFTKLTIVGNTFVFPIVAYSKKIKTITELQPGAVIAIPNDPTNGGRSLLLLQREGIIGLKENVGIQPKVTDIVSNPKQIKIIEMEAPQLPRVLDDPQVTIAIINNSFASQAGLDPEKQGLFTEDKESPYVNLIVARSDNKNDEKVQQFIQAYQSPEVEATAKKVFKNGAIKGW from the coding sequence ATGAAAAAATTGAACTATGCATTTGCAATCTTAGCCTTCAGTCTCGTATCGATTGTGGCATGCAATAACAGAGAAAAGAAAGAGAATATCCTCAAAGTCGGTGTTGTGTCCGGCCCAGAAAAGGAGCTTGCGGAGACGGCTAAGAAAGTTGCAAAAGAAAAGTTCAATCTTGATGTTGAGTTAGTGGCTTTCAACGACTATGTCGTACCCAATGAAGCCTTAAATCAGGGTGATATCGATGTAAACGTATTTCAGCATCAGCCCTATCTACAAGAGCAATCCAAACAACGCGGTTTCACGAAATTAACCATTGTCGGAAACACGTTTGTATTCCCCATTGTTGCCTATTCAAAGAAAATAAAAACAATCACAGAGTTACAACCCGGAGCCGTTATTGCTATTCCTAATGACCCTACCAATGGTGGACGCTCTCTTTTACTTCTCCAACGCGAGGGAATTATCGGTCTAAAAGAAAATGTTGGCATCCAACCTAAAGTAACAGATATCGTAAGCAATCCTAAACAGATTAAAATCATAGAGATGGAGGCTCCACAGTTACCTCGTGTTCTTGATGATCCACAAGTAACAATTGCCATCATCAACAATAGTTTCGCCTCTCAAGCTGGATTGGATCCCGAAAAACAAGGTTTATTCACAGAAGATAAAGAATCACCTTATGTCAATCTGATTGTCGCCCGCTCAGACAACAAAAACGATGAGAAGGTGCAACAATTCATTCAAGCCTATCAATCTCCGGAAGTAGAAGCAACCGCAAAAAAAGTCTTCAAAAATGGCGCTATTAAGGGCTGGTAA
- a CDS encoding acyl-CoA reductase — MTKQQRINAFVKLGEQLQKRPEDLIQIIQFAQHKNPWYTPQNVERALQAIAANLTIEKLNQWLAPYPDLNSTKTVGLILAGNIPLVGFHDILSVLISGFRAKIKVSSDDAGLTNYMLHLLTQIDPYFGDAFEIVDKLKDFDLVIATGSNNSARYFDYYFGTKPHIIRRNRNSIAVITGQESSSQLESLGHDIFDYFGLGCRSVSKLFIPKDYAIAHFFEGIAAFNTITEHFKYNNNYDYNKSIYLINGDKHFDNGFLLLKEDERTASPLAVVYYETYETLAEVENKLKLAQENIQCIVSETALNVSSPVFHFGESQCPSLDDYADGVNTLDFLFANQ; from the coding sequence TTGACAAAGCAACAACGAATAAATGCATTTGTAAAATTAGGAGAGCAGCTGCAAAAGCGACCTGAAGATTTGATTCAAATCATTCAATTCGCCCAGCATAAAAATCCCTGGTACACCCCACAAAATGTTGAACGCGCACTTCAAGCTATTGCTGCCAATTTGACAATAGAAAAGCTGAATCAATGGTTGGCACCTTATCCAGATCTAAATTCAACGAAAACTGTCGGGTTAATTCTTGCGGGTAATATCCCTTTGGTAGGGTTTCATGATATCCTATCTGTACTGATCAGCGGCTTTAGAGCCAAAATCAAAGTTTCATCGGACGATGCAGGTCTTACAAACTATATGCTCCACCTGCTTACACAAATTGACCCGTATTTTGGCGATGCCTTTGAAATTGTCGATAAACTAAAGGATTTCGATTTGGTAATAGCAACGGGCTCCAACAATAGCGCCCGTTATTTTGATTACTATTTTGGCACCAAACCGCATATTATTCGTCGCAATAGAAATAGTATTGCTGTCATTACTGGCCAAGAATCTTCAAGCCAACTAGAGTCACTTGGACATGACATCTTTGATTATTTTGGTTTGGGCTGTCGCTCTGTATCAAAGCTATTTATTCCAAAAGATTACGCAATAGCACATTTCTTCGAGGGTATTGCCGCATTTAACACCATCACCGAGCATTTTAAATACAATAACAATTACGACTACAACAAATCCATCTATCTGATCAATGGCGACAAGCATTTTGACAATGGATTTTTATTGCTCAAAGAAGATGAGCGAACCGCTTCTCCCCTCGCAGTGGTGTATTACGAAACATACGAAACGCTGGCTGAAGTTGAAAATAAACTCAAACTAGCCCAAGAGAATATCCAATGTATTGTATCAGAAACAGCATTAAATGTGTCCTCGCCGGTATTTCATTTTGGAGAAAGCCAGTGCCCTTCATTAGATGATTATGCTGATGGAGTAAATACGTTGGACTTTTTATTTGCAAACCAATAA
- a CDS encoding dicarboxylate/amino acid:cation symporter has product MLKTKIGLITLITVTLACIIAVLYEFDVVGFSHEFLMAVRWIVATVLVVNALFKKNLTTWILTCMIMGIFVGLDFPNLAISLQPLSKGFIKLVKTIVGPILFATLVYGIAGHSDLKQVGRMAWKSMLYFFCATTCAIFIGLGAINLTRAGVGVDVAHMPHEELPVPKESMDEHILKTLPDHVHPVYKFTSFIRDLFPENIVKSVADNQVLQIVVFSVLFGIGLAMVDEKKRKPLVDFTESMSETMFKFTNIIMYFAPIGVGAAMAYTVGHLGVDILKNLFMLLATLYFALVCFLCLVLLPVALYLKIPVKRFINAIKEPVSIAFATTSSDAALPKAMSAMEKFGVPRKIVSFVIPTGYSFNLDGTSLYLSLAAIFVAQAAGIHLSFGHQLMIAFTLMITSKGVAAVPRASLIILIATADQFGLPTFVIAAILGIDELMDMARTSVNVIGNCLATVVVAKWEGEFDEEAPYREDTEEAI; this is encoded by the coding sequence ATGTTAAAAACCAAAATAGGGTTGATTACCCTGATCACAGTTACATTAGCTTGTATCATTGCTGTATTATACGAATTTGATGTTGTAGGCTTTTCGCATGAATTTCTAATGGCTGTCCGTTGGATAGTTGCTACCGTTTTGGTTGTAAATGCGCTCTTTAAGAAAAATTTGACCACCTGGATTCTGACCTGTATGATTATGGGGATATTTGTTGGGTTGGATTTTCCAAATCTGGCGATTTCCTTACAACCCTTAAGTAAAGGTTTTATCAAGTTGGTCAAGACGATTGTCGGCCCTATTCTCTTTGCTACACTTGTGTATGGAATTGCAGGACATTCTGATTTGAAACAGGTGGGACGTATGGCATGGAAATCTATGCTTTATTTCTTCTGCGCAACGACTTGTGCTATTTTTATCGGTTTAGGAGCTATCAACCTGACTCGAGCAGGTGTGGGAGTTGATGTTGCACATATGCCACATGAAGAGCTCCCTGTGCCAAAAGAAAGCATGGATGAACATATCCTCAAAACACTTCCGGACCATGTGCATCCTGTATATAAGTTCACTTCTTTTATACGTGACCTGTTTCCTGAAAATATTGTCAAATCAGTAGCTGATAACCAGGTTTTACAAATTGTTGTATTTTCAGTTTTATTCGGAATTGGATTGGCTATGGTGGATGAGAAAAAGCGTAAACCTTTGGTAGATTTCACCGAGAGTATGTCTGAGACGATGTTTAAGTTTACGAACATCATTATGTACTTTGCCCCGATTGGGGTCGGCGCTGCTATGGCCTACACGGTGGGGCATCTCGGTGTCGATATCCTAAAGAATCTTTTCATGCTTTTGGCGACCCTGTATTTTGCTTTAGTGTGCTTTTTATGTCTGGTTCTTCTTCCGGTAGCACTTTATCTAAAAATACCTGTGAAACGTTTTATTAATGCGATTAAGGAACCTGTTTCGATTGCATTTGCCACTACAAGCTCAGATGCGGCATTGCCAAAAGCAATGAGTGCCATGGAAAAATTTGGTGTACCTCGTAAGATTGTTTCGTTTGTAATTCCGACAGGATATAGTTTTAACTTGGATGGTACTTCACTTTATTTATCATTGGCTGCGATCTTTGTCGCTCAGGCGGCTGGTATCCATTTGTCGTTTGGACATCAATTAATGATTGCGTTTACATTGATGATTACCTCTAAAGGTGTTGCTGCTGTCCCAAGGGCCTCATTAATTATTTTGATTGCGACAGCGGATCAGTTTGGTTTACCAACATTTGTCATTGCTGCAATTTTAGGTATCGATGAACTCATGGATATGGCGCGTACCTCTGTCAATGTAATCGGAAATTGTTTGGCAACCGTTGTTGTCGCTAAATGGGAGGGCGAGTTTGATGAAGAAGCTCCTTACCGCGAAGATACTGAAGAGGCAATCTAA
- the metI gene encoding methionine ABC transporter permease MetI: MSDQVFNLLLSGTLETLTMTFLSGFFGFILGLPLGIYLFLTRKHQLLENKAMHQLVSLLVNVFRSIPFIILIVWMIPFTRNVVGTSIGMAAALVPLSIGAAPFIARLVENSLLEIPNGLIEASRAMGANAQQVIFKVLLPEALPSLVNNATITLITLVGYSAMGGAVGAGGLGQIGYQYGYVGYDTFIMNSVLILLILIVFLLQYTGDYISKKVNHR; this comes from the coding sequence ATGTCTGATCAGGTATTTAATCTTCTGCTATCGGGTACATTAGAAACCCTAACCATGACTTTCTTATCCGGCTTCTTTGGTTTTATCCTAGGTCTCCCACTCGGGATATACCTGTTCTTGACCCGAAAACATCAACTGCTCGAAAACAAAGCCATGCACCAACTTGTTTCATTGCTAGTGAATGTGTTTAGGTCTATCCCCTTTATCATACTTATCGTATGGATGATTCCGTTTACACGCAACGTGGTCGGAACATCAATCGGTATGGCCGCAGCATTGGTTCCCCTGAGTATAGGCGCTGCCCCATTTATAGCAAGACTTGTGGAAAATAGTCTTCTGGAAATTCCAAATGGCCTGATTGAAGCCTCACGAGCAATGGGTGCAAATGCACAACAGGTAATTTTCAAAGTTTTGCTTCCGGAAGCTCTCCCCTCATTAGTAAACAATGCAACAATTACCTTGATAACACTTGTTGGTTACTCTGCAATGGGCGGTGCTGTAGGTGCCGGTGGACTTGGACAGATTGGCTATCAGTATGGTTATGTCGGATATGATACTTTTATCATGAATTCTGTTCTAATTTTATTAATTTTAATCGTATTCCTGCTACAGTATACAGGAGATTATATCTCAAAAAAAGTAAACCATCGTTAA
- a CDS encoding YchJ family protein, protein MIESGQLCPCGSGNTYGECCQQIHLFHAKATTAEALMRARYSAFVLQQIDFLYDTFHPSTRRFQNKKAIGQWARENKWMQLSILKSTLHTVEFEAHYLDPQMEVQIHHEKSTFKKQDDLWYYVDGR, encoded by the coding sequence GTGATAGAATCAGGTCAATTATGCCCTTGTGGCTCTGGCAATACCTATGGGGAATGCTGCCAGCAAATTCATCTTTTCCATGCCAAAGCAACCACCGCAGAAGCATTGATGCGCGCACGCTATAGCGCCTTTGTTCTTCAACAGATCGATTTCCTATACGATACGTTTCATCCCTCAACACGACGGTTCCAAAATAAAAAGGCAATCGGACAATGGGCGCGGGAGAATAAATGGATGCAACTCTCTATCCTTAAATCTACTCTCCACACTGTTGAGTTTGAAGCTCATTACCTGGATCCACAGATGGAAGTTCAAATTCACCATGAAAAGTCTACCTTCAAAAAACAAGATGATTTATGGTACTACGTGGACGGACGTTGA
- a CDS encoding nucleotide exchange factor GrpE, whose protein sequence is MNEQDNYYDEGQDPVEANSSEQQEQPADNIAEELSTEEKLAAELAEAKDKYIRLSAEFDNYRKRTSKERVELIQSAGKDVISKLLPTLDDFDRALTAMETATDVESVKTGMDIVNNKFRQTLSQLGLKEMEATGQAFDPELQEAITAIPAPTAELKNKVVDVIEKGYYLGDKVIRHAKVVIGQ, encoded by the coding sequence ATGAATGAGCAAGATAATTATTACGATGAAGGTCAAGATCCAGTAGAAGCAAATTCTTCTGAACAACAGGAACAGCCTGCTGATAATATAGCAGAAGAACTGTCTACTGAAGAGAAATTGGCTGCAGAATTGGCAGAGGCAAAGGATAAATACATTCGTCTTTCTGCTGAATTTGACAATTATAGAAAACGTACAAGCAAAGAACGTGTTGAATTGATTCAATCAGCTGGAAAAGATGTCATCAGCAAGCTATTACCTACACTAGATGATTTTGACAGAGCGTTAACAGCCATGGAAACAGCAACAGATGTTGAATCTGTTAAAACAGGAATGGATATTGTTAACAACAAATTCAGACAAACGTTGTCGCAATTGGGGTTAAAGGAAATGGAAGCCACAGGCCAAGCCTTCGATCCTGAATTACAAGAAGCTATCACAGCAATTCCTGCACCCACAGCAGAATTAAAGAATAAAGTCGTAGACGTGATCGAAAAGGGGTACTACTTGGGTGACAAAGTGATCCGTCACGCAAAGGTAGTTATAGGTCAATAA
- a CDS encoding cell division ATP-binding protein FtsE has translation MIENKVITLKNVDIFQQKHLVLSNVNLNIGKGEFIYLIGQSGSGKSSLLKIIYGDLYIGNGEGMIAGFDLKKLHENDVPYLRRKLGIVFQDFHLLSDRSIEKNLEFALKATGWKDKKMIDNRILDVLEKVGLRSKLKKMPHELSGGEQQRIVIARALLNNPEIILADEPTGNLDPATSEEIVLLLRDIANSGTAILMATHDYTIIRNMPSRIIKTADGILQDNVSI, from the coding sequence ATGATTGAAAATAAAGTAATTACATTAAAAAACGTTGATATCTTCCAACAAAAACATCTGGTCTTGTCCAATGTCAATTTAAACATTGGTAAAGGAGAGTTTATTTACCTGATCGGCCAGTCCGGTAGTGGAAAAAGTAGTTTACTAAAAATCATTTACGGCGATTTATACATCGGTAATGGTGAAGGAATGATTGCAGGCTTTGACCTTAAAAAGTTGCACGAAAATGATGTCCCCTATTTGCGTAGAAAATTGGGTATTGTATTCCAGGATTTTCATCTTTTATCCGATAGAAGCATCGAGAAAAATCTCGAATTTGCACTGAAAGCAACAGGTTGGAAAGATAAGAAAATGATCGACAACCGTATATTGGATGTACTGGAGAAAGTTGGGCTTCGTTCGAAACTTAAGAAAATGCCCCATGAACTTTCTGGTGGTGAACAACAGCGCATTGTAATTGCCCGCGCATTATTAAATAACCCCGAAATTATTCTGGCAGATGAACCTACCGGTAACTTGGATCCTGCTACGTCAGAAGAAATCGTCTTATTATTACGTGACATTGCCAATTCCGGAACAGCTATTTTAATGGCAACACACGATTATACCATTATCCGTAATATGCCATCACGCATCATCAAGACCGCCGATGGGATATTACAGGACAATGTCAGTATCTAG
- a CDS encoding RsmB/NOP family class I SAM-dependent RNA methyltransferase, translating to MAEFSERRVHQQIRNFERAMDGFEADQPFSRYLTTFFKLNKQMGSSDRKSTSRLCYNYFRLGMAASQLSQQRRLVLAEFLCEQESPLVALFEPSYSDKLHLPLKDKIAFLTSEGVFNRNDLFPFVDYISKEVDLVQFLESQLIQPNLYVRVKRGKTKVVCAILDNNQIPYSMIGDQTIALNNGTSLQRFDALDGIIEVQDMSSQRTLDYMEPAERESWWDACAASGGKSLLLMDACPSVNLLVSDVRMSILRNLDERFDRAGIKHYRKKILDLTKDTFSILGSERFDGVLLDAPCTGSGTWGRTPEMVRQFRAAKIAEFNALQKNIASNVVGHVKAGKPLIYITCSIFKAENEDVVNYIVDNFGFEIERMDYLKGYEEKADSMFVARLIKK from the coding sequence ATGGCTGAATTCAGTGAAAGACGTGTTCATCAGCAAATACGTAATTTTGAGCGGGCAATGGATGGTTTTGAAGCTGATCAACCATTTTCGCGTTATCTGACTACTTTTTTTAAGTTGAACAAGCAAATGGGATCTTCGGACCGGAAGTCTACCTCCCGTTTATGTTATAATTATTTTCGTCTGGGAATGGCGGCTTCGCAGTTGTCCCAACAGCGCAGGTTGGTGCTTGCGGAATTTCTATGTGAACAGGAAAGTCCTTTGGTGGCCCTTTTTGAGCCTTCCTATAGCGATAAACTTCATCTGCCGCTGAAAGACAAAATTGCATTCCTGACGTCTGAAGGTGTTTTTAATCGGAATGACCTCTTTCCTTTCGTGGATTATATTTCTAAGGAGGTCGACTTGGTGCAATTTTTAGAGAGCCAATTGATCCAGCCCAACTTATATGTTCGGGTGAAACGTGGGAAGACAAAGGTCGTGTGCGCTATTTTGGATAACAATCAGATTCCGTATTCTATGATTGGCGATCAGACTATCGCCTTGAATAATGGAACATCCTTGCAGCGATTTGATGCATTGGATGGAATTATAGAAGTGCAGGATATGTCTTCGCAGCGCACTTTGGATTATATGGAACCCGCTGAAAGAGAATCCTGGTGGGATGCATGTGCGGCTTCGGGTGGTAAATCGCTCTTGTTGATGGATGCTTGTCCATCTGTTAATCTTTTGGTTTCTGATGTTCGCATGAGTATTCTCCGAAATCTCGATGAACGTTTTGACCGTGCTGGAATAAAACATTACCGAAAAAAAATACTCGATCTTACGAAGGATACCTTTTCAATTCTTGGGAGCGAACGATTTGATGGGGTGTTATTGGATGCGCCTTGTACTGGATCGGGAACCTGGGGGCGTACACCAGAGATGGTTAGGCAATTTCGGGCCGCTAAGATTGCCGAATTCAATGCACTACAAAAGAATATTGCAAGTAATGTGGTGGGGCATGTTAAAGCGGGCAAGCCTTTAATTTATATAACCTGCTCTATTTTTAAAGCAGAAAACGAAGATGTTGTCAATTACATTGTAGATAATTTTGGTTTTGAAATAGAACGTATGGACTATTTGAAAGGTTATGAAGAGAAAGCGGATAGTATGTTTGTGGCGCGATTGATTAAAAAATAA